TTTAGACCTCTATTACTCCCCCAATAGAGGTCTTTTTTTATTTTATTATTTTTTATTCAATTCCTTTTAATTCAAAACCTAACTCTGCTATTACTTCTTTTAATTTGTCAACTGATACATCATCTTTCATATTTACAGATGCACATTTATTTTCTAAATCTACATCTAAAACTTCAACACCATCTATGTCTTCTGTCAATGCAGTTTTAAGATGATTTACACAGTGTCCACAACTCATACCTTCTACTAATAGTTTCTTTTTCATATCAATTACCTCCTTATACCCTATAAGGGTATTTTATCATACAGTTTAAATTTTTTAAATATAAATTAATCATTTAATTTATTTTGATTCATTTGAGCTTATATCTAAGTTAGAGATTCCCTCATATACATCAAATTCATTTGGAGTAATTTTTCCTTTTAATCTACTATTGCTTACAATATAGTTGTTTCTAATAGCTAAACTTATAAATGTTGCATTGTCTCTAACATAATTCTGTACATCCTTATAAGCTTTCTTTGTTTCAATTTCAGATGTAGAACTTGTAAGTGCAGACATGTATCCATTTAATTTATTATCAGTATATCCGCTACTTGCTATTATACTACTTACATCTGGTACACTTGATAATTTCCATCCCACCAATGCTAAATCATAATTTTTAGAATTAAGGGCATTTTCCATTTCTTTATCTGATAACTGATTTATTGTATTATTTATTCCTATAGCTTTTAAGTTTTCACTTATTATATGTGATGTTTTTAATCTCTCACTATTATCTTTATTTACTATTATTTTTAAATTCATCTCAGAAAGTCTTTTCTTTACTTCCTCTTTTTCTTTATTCTTTTTCTCTTCAGCTTCTTTTTTTACTCTCTCAGCTTCTTCTTGTTCAGCCTTTTTTTGTTCTTCAGCAGTAAGGTTTTTTGTATTCTTTTTAGTTGTTTTTTTCTGTTTTTTATCTACCTTATCATTTTTTTGATTCACTACATTTATGTTTGCATATTCTACTTTATTAATATACTCAATTGCTTTATCTTTATTGTACTCTAAATCTTTCACATCACTGCTGTAATATCTTGATTTTGAGTTAAGTGGAAAATTAACAGGAGTTGCATCATCCATATAACCTTCACTAATAATTCTGCTTTTATTTATAGAATGTGCAATTGCTTTTCTAAAATTGACATCCTTAAAAAAAGAATTATTGTAATTAAATAACACACATTCATAATCTCTACCTTGATATTTTGTTATATTAAACTCTTTTTCTTGAAATTTGCTCAAATCATTCAATGTAACATTTGTTATATCACTATCAAGAGCCATAACCATTGATGTTCTAGCATCTTCATTAGGAACCATTCCTACTTTTACATTTTTCATAGCTTTAGGAACTTCTTCATAGTAATCCTTATTCACAGATAAAATCATTCCTTCTCTCTCTGTATATGATTCTATTTTATATTTCCCATTTCCTATCATATTATTATTTTTGTCATTTACATCTTTTGAATCTAAATGATTTTGAGATACTATCGGAAAGATTAAACTATCAATAGAAAAGGCATACTTAGCTTTAAATTTTATTGTAAAATCTTTATCTGATTTAATATTTACAGAAGCTATATTTTTTGTAAATTCATTATATGGGCTTTCTGCACTTTTTTGAATTAAACCAATTGTATAATTTACATCATTTGAAGTAACTTCTTTTCCATCATGCCATTTTGCATCTTTTAACTTTATATCTATACTCATTCCATCTTGAGCTATATTGTACTCCTTCACTAATTGAGGAGTTACATTATAGTTTTCATCTATTGTAAACAAACCATCATAAAGCAAGTTCATTATATAACCAACAGACTGATCAGTATTTGTTATAGGATTTATAGTTTTTGGATTTACCATAGTTAAGTTTATATATTTGGCATCTATAGAACTTTGACTTTTAATGCTTGATTCGCTACTACTTTGTTTTGTTTTTGTATTACTACAACCAACTATCATAAGAGTTATAGCTAAAATTACTGTTAAGACTTTTATTTTCTTCATTAGTTTTTCCCCTTCTCGCCATATATCTTATTATAATTTTTATAATTATTTTTTACTTTTTCTACATACTTTGAAGTTTGTTCAAAAGGTATATCATGTAGATTCTTTCCATCTTTACTATATTCGTTATTT
This sequence is a window from Clostridioides difficile. Protein-coding genes within it:
- a CDS encoding heavy-metal-associated domain-containing protein encodes the protein MKKKLLVEGMSCGHCVNHLKTALTEDIDGVEVLDVDLENKCASVNMKDDVSVDKLKEVIAELGFELKGIE
- a CDS encoding ABC transporter substrate-binding protein, giving the protein MKKIKVLTVILAITLMIVGCSNTKTKQSSSESSIKSQSSIDAKYINLTMVNPKTINPITNTDQSVGYIMNLLYDGLFTIDENYNVTPQLVKEYNIAQDGMSIDIKLKDAKWHDGKEVTSNDVNYTIGLIQKSAESPYNEFTKNIASVNIKSDKDFTIKFKAKYAFSIDSLIFPIVSQNHLDSKDVNDKNNNMIGNGKYKIESYTEREGMILSVNKDYYEEVPKAMKNVKVGMVPNEDARTSMVMALDSDITNVTLNDLSKFQEKEFNITKYQGRDYECVLFNYNNSFFKDVNFRKAIAHSINKSRIISEGYMDDATPVNFPLNSKSRYYSSDVKDLEYNKDKAIEYINKVEYANINVVNQKNDKVDKKQKKTTKKNTKNLTAEEQKKAEQEEAERVKKEAEEKKNKEKEEVKKRLSEMNLKIIVNKDNSERLKTSHIISENLKAIGINNTINQLSDKEMENALNSKNYDLALVGWKLSSVPDVSSIIASSGYTDNKLNGYMSALTSSTSEIETKKAYKDVQNYVRDNATFISLAIRNNYIVSNSRLKGKITPNEFDVYEGISNLDISSNESK